The following proteins are encoded in a genomic region of Hemibagrus wyckioides isolate EC202008001 linkage group LG29, SWU_Hwy_1.0, whole genome shotgun sequence:
- the LOC131349055 gene encoding E3 ubiquitin-protein ligase TRIM65-like isoform X1: MAEARVSVNLDDFTCPVCLDLLKDPVSVPCGHSFCKNCINTQWDREVHKGVYSCPVCKHHCSPRPVLGRNVMLAEMVEKLKKTRVPERTLAGPEDVECDVCVRQKHKAVKSCLVCLASYCEVHFNLHEELHPGNTHTVTEARSKLRNRLCSWHQELKKFFCVTEERFVCSGCLQSGCKSHDTTTITDKRFYQQREIGNVQAQVLQRSQSAESSLKDLRKAIHLIKTSAQTTLDQSEKIFMDLILSAERKRSEIRDMVKATKEAEVQRAVDMLQCVEQEVTTLRKRDKDLVQLAQLNDDFLFVRTFMFLSDLSSCGDVPQVTVNLSPFKELQSSLERFSITGLDTQPRSANRCHMVQTSVPIIREDFLQYFRQLTVDPRSAYKALQLSEGNRKITFDDTKPNNNRGPEVFNYFAQALCREALQERCYWEVEWGGQRVYIAVAYGDVERHGCCSEVNFGQNIKSWSLCCNSSQFEFFHNSRKTVISGPVSTRVGIYLDYRAGSLSFYSITNTMTLLHRVCTSFTKPLYAGFWVFDYSSVKLCGRNEKVLPHTPPLPPPAATKTSLCVDQFYFESYNVSWSRFE; the protein is encoded by the exons ATGGCTGAAGCTAGAGTTTCTGTGAATTTGGATGACTTCACCTGTCCTGTCTGCTTAGATCTTCTGAAAGATCCTGTCTCTGTTCCCTGTGGACACAGTTTCTGTAAGAACTGCATCAACACTCAGTGGGATAGAGAGGTTCACAAAGGAGTCTACAGCTGCCCCGTGTGTAAACATCACTGTAGTCCACGACCGGTCTTGGGTAGGAATGTCATGTTGGCTGAAATGGTGGAGAAGCTGAAGAAGACACGTGTTCCTGAAAGAACCCTCGCCGGACCTGAGGATGTGGAGTGTGACGTCTGCGTCAGGCAAAAGCATAAAGCCGTGAAGTCGTGTCTGGTGTGTTTAGCGTCGTACTGCGAAGTTCACTTTAATCTTCATGAAGAGCTGCAcccaggaaacacacacacagtgaccgaaGCCAGGAGCAAACTCAGAAACAGGCTCTGTAGCTGGCATCAGGAgcttaaaaagtttttttgtgtCACTGAGGAGAGATTCGTGTGCTCTGGGTGTCTTCAGTCTGGTTGTAAAAGCCATGACACCACTACAATCACAGACAAACGATTTTATCAGCAG CGTGAGATTGGAAATGTCCAGGCGCAGGTTCTCCAGAGATCTCAATCAGCAGAGAGCAGCCTGAAAGATTTAAGGAAAGCAATACATTTAATCAAG ACCAGCGCACAGACAACACTGGATCAGAGTGAGAAGATCTTCATGGATTTGATCCTCTCAGCTGAGAGGAAACGTTCAGAGATTCGAGACATGGTCAAAGCTACAAAAGAAGCTGAAGTGCAGCGAGCTGTGGACATGCTGCAgtgtgtggaacaggaagtgactaCACTGAGGAAGAGAGATAAGGATCTGGTTCAGCTTGCACAGTTAAACGATGATTTCCTCTTCGTCAGG ACCTTCATGTTCCTCTCTGACCTTTCATCATGTGGTGATGTTCCACAAGTTACTGTCAACCTGTCACCTTTTAAAGAACTACAATCGTCTCTGGAAAGGTTCTCTATTACAGGATTAGACACACAGCCCAGATCAG CTAACAGATGCCACATGGTTCAAACTTCTGTTCCGATCATCAGAGAGGATTTTCTTCAGT ATTTTCGTCAGTTGACAGTGGATCCTAGATCAGCCTACAAAGCCCTCCAGCTTTCTGAGGGCAACAGAAAAATAACCTTTGATgacacaaaaccaaacaataaCAGAGGGCCTGAGGTCTTTAACTACTTCGCTCAGGCTCTGTGTAGAGAAGCTCTTCAGGaacgctgttactgggaggtggaatGGGGAGGCCAGCGGGTTTACATCGCGGTAGCATACGGAGATGTGGAAAGACACGGCTGCTGTTCTGAAGTGAACTTTGGACAAAACATTAAATCCTGGAGTTTATGCTGTAATTCCTCTCAGTTTGAGTTTTTCCACAATTCCCGTAAGACCGTCATTTCAGGTCCAGTGTCTACAAGAGTAGGAATTTATCTGGATTACAGAGCTGGatctctgtccttctacagcatCACAAACACCATGACTCTCCTCCACCGAGTCTGCACCAGCTTCACCAAGCCGCTGTACGCTGGGTTCTGGGTGTTCGATTACTCCAGTGTGAAACTGTGTGGGAGGAATGAGAAAGTGcttcctcacactcctcctcttcctcctcctgctgctacTAAAACTTCATTATGTGTAGatcaattttattttgaatCATATAATGTATCCTGGAGTAGGTTTGAGTAA
- the LOC131349055 gene encoding tripartite motif-containing protein 16-like isoform X2 → MLAEMVEKLKKTRVPERTLAGPEDVECDVCVRQKHKAVKSCLVCLASYCEVHFNLHEELHPGNTHTVTEARSKLRNRLCSWHQELKKFFCVTEERFVCSGCLQSGCKSHDTTTITDKRFYQQREIGNVQAQVLQRSQSAESSLKDLRKAIHLIKTSAQTTLDQSEKIFMDLILSAERKRSEIRDMVKATKEAEVQRAVDMLQCVEQEVTTLRKRDKDLVQLAQLNDDFLFVRTFMFLSDLSSCGDVPQVTVNLSPFKELQSSLERFSITGLDTQPRSANRCHMVQTSVPIIREDFLQYFRQLTVDPRSAYKALQLSEGNRKITFDDTKPNNNRGPEVFNYFAQALCREALQERCYWEVEWGGQRVYIAVAYGDVERHGCCSEVNFGQNIKSWSLCCNSSQFEFFHNSRKTVISGPVSTRVGIYLDYRAGSLSFYSITNTMTLLHRVCTSFTKPLYAGFWVFDYSSVKLCGRNEKVLPHTPPLPPPAATKTSLCVDQFYFESYNVSWSRFE, encoded by the exons ATGTTGGCTGAAATGGTGGAGAAGCTGAAGAAGACACGTGTTCCTGAAAGAACCCTCGCCGGACCTGAGGATGTGGAGTGTGACGTCTGCGTCAGGCAAAAGCATAAAGCCGTGAAGTCGTGTCTGGTGTGTTTAGCGTCGTACTGCGAAGTTCACTTTAATCTTCATGAAGAGCTGCAcccaggaaacacacacacagtgaccgaaGCCAGGAGCAAACTCAGAAACAGGCTCTGTAGCTGGCATCAGGAgcttaaaaagtttttttgtgtCACTGAGGAGAGATTCGTGTGCTCTGGGTGTCTTCAGTCTGGTTGTAAAAGCCATGACACCACTACAATCACAGACAAACGATTTTATCAGCAG CGTGAGATTGGAAATGTCCAGGCGCAGGTTCTCCAGAGATCTCAATCAGCAGAGAGCAGCCTGAAAGATTTAAGGAAAGCAATACATTTAATCAAG ACCAGCGCACAGACAACACTGGATCAGAGTGAGAAGATCTTCATGGATTTGATCCTCTCAGCTGAGAGGAAACGTTCAGAGATTCGAGACATGGTCAAAGCTACAAAAGAAGCTGAAGTGCAGCGAGCTGTGGACATGCTGCAgtgtgtggaacaggaagtgactaCACTGAGGAAGAGAGATAAGGATCTGGTTCAGCTTGCACAGTTAAACGATGATTTCCTCTTCGTCAGG ACCTTCATGTTCCTCTCTGACCTTTCATCATGTGGTGATGTTCCACAAGTTACTGTCAACCTGTCACCTTTTAAAGAACTACAATCGTCTCTGGAAAGGTTCTCTATTACAGGATTAGACACACAGCCCAGATCAG CTAACAGATGCCACATGGTTCAAACTTCTGTTCCGATCATCAGAGAGGATTTTCTTCAGT ATTTTCGTCAGTTGACAGTGGATCCTAGATCAGCCTACAAAGCCCTCCAGCTTTCTGAGGGCAACAGAAAAATAACCTTTGATgacacaaaaccaaacaataaCAGAGGGCCTGAGGTCTTTAACTACTTCGCTCAGGCTCTGTGTAGAGAAGCTCTTCAGGaacgctgttactgggaggtggaatGGGGAGGCCAGCGGGTTTACATCGCGGTAGCATACGGAGATGTGGAAAGACACGGCTGCTGTTCTGAAGTGAACTTTGGACAAAACATTAAATCCTGGAGTTTATGCTGTAATTCCTCTCAGTTTGAGTTTTTCCACAATTCCCGTAAGACCGTCATTTCAGGTCCAGTGTCTACAAGAGTAGGAATTTATCTGGATTACAGAGCTGGatctctgtccttctacagcatCACAAACACCATGACTCTCCTCCACCGAGTCTGCACCAGCTTCACCAAGCCGCTGTACGCTGGGTTCTGGGTGTTCGATTACTCCAGTGTGAAACTGTGTGGGAGGAATGAGAAAGTGcttcctcacactcctcctcttcctcctcctgctgctacTAAAACTTCATTATGTGTAGatcaattttattttgaatCATATAATGTATCCTGGAGTAGGTTTGAGTAA